One Paenibacillus sp. FSL H7-0737 DNA segment encodes these proteins:
- a CDS encoding carbohydrate ABC transporter permease, with product MYASNIKGRIADVIIWVFVLAFALSCLIPLVNLVAISFSDNAAASANLVSIFPVNPTFSSYEKLLSDSQFWRSFMISVERVVLGLLVNMVLMILTAYPLSKSSRVFTGQKVYMNLVIFAMLFSGGLIPTFMVVKELNLLDSIWSLILPGAVPIGNVILLMNAFRAVPKSLEEAANIDGASQWRILGTIYLPIVLPTLATVTLFTIVGHWNDYFGALVYINKTANYPLQTYIQQLSVEVQNITDPEKLLELAKVSNKTLNAAKIVVSTLPLLLIYPFMQKYFVSGIVVGSVKE from the coding sequence ATTTACGCATCTAACATCAAGGGTCGTATTGCAGATGTTATTATCTGGGTATTTGTTCTAGCGTTCGCCTTGTCCTGTCTCATACCGTTAGTCAATTTAGTAGCCATCTCTTTCAGTGATAATGCGGCGGCTTCCGCAAATCTAGTAAGTATATTCCCGGTTAATCCGACGTTTAGCTCCTATGAAAAATTATTGTCTGACAGCCAGTTTTGGCGTTCATTCATGATCTCTGTAGAACGGGTAGTGTTAGGTCTGCTTGTGAATATGGTATTGATGATTCTTACAGCCTATCCATTGTCTAAAAGTTCACGAGTATTCACGGGTCAGAAGGTTTATATGAATCTCGTTATCTTCGCGATGTTATTCTCAGGTGGATTGATTCCAACCTTTATGGTAGTCAAAGAGCTTAATCTTTTAGACTCCATCTGGTCATTGATCTTGCCGGGTGCAGTACCGATAGGGAATGTTATCTTGCTGATGAATGCATTCCGGGCTGTACCGAAATCTCTAGAGGAAGCTGCAAATATAGATGGAGCTTCACAGTGGAGAATATTAGGAACAATCTATCTTCCGATAGTATTGCCTACACTTGCCACCGTTACGCTCTTTACTATTGTGGGCCATTGGAATGATTACTTTGGTGCCCTGGTATATATTAATAAAACGGCGAATTATCCATTGCAAACCTATATCCAACAGCTTAGCGTTGAGGTTCAGAACATTACAGATCCTGAAAAATTATTGGAATTAGCAAAAGTTTCGAATAAGACTTTGAACGCTGCTAAAATCGTAGTTTCTACGCTACCATTGTTGTTGATTTATCCGTTTATGCAAAAGTATTTCGTATCAGGGATTGTCGTTGGTTCGGTTAAAGAATAA
- a CDS encoding extracellular solute-binding protein translates to MKHKLRKSSSIVLASLLAVAMVGCSSSNNSSASTPKTDASDPAWKEAQTTPFGAYPETVTYSVGQVATSYSALAGTPYEKDNATNNVWTRYFKDKLNIQNTTSFESNDGTDYSQKVSMAIVSGEIPDLMVVPDYATLQQLYENDLIADLTEVYENTASDRIKEIYDSYGGRVLDSAKFDGKLMAIPTTEISHGPGILWLRKDWMDKLGLAEPKSMADVENIIKQFVEKDPGGNGAGKTLGLVVDNENVAGVSGGQFSFNNIFSLYGAYPKQWIDDGSGKAVYGSVQPEMKPALTKLSEMYKNNLIDRQFAVRTGDDRKALLTSGKSGSFMDNWWGSWTVADTLKLNPEAEWVSYVAPQSEDGSLTMFTGNPSSSYLVVRKGFEHPELAAKLVSVQYDYQRYQEKDEKALKEFEDYKSMNVGGSPLAINIDYYDAFYRNVDIMKEALETGDTSKLTSNEDLTAYNSYKKFLDSKKNGETPDSNAWAGYTSSITTASLVKASNIKEVNPLFFGSTSSMTLKWPTLTKMELEMYLKIITGEQTPDAFDKFVESWNKTGGEVITKEVNEAIATK, encoded by the coding sequence ATGAAACATAAATTGAGAAAATCAAGCTCCATAGTATTAGCATCACTATTAGCTGTTGCTATGGTAGGTTGTTCAAGTTCTAATAATTCTTCAGCATCTACCCCAAAGACAGATGCGAGTGATCCTGCATGGAAAGAAGCACAGACGACTCCATTTGGCGCCTATCCTGAAACAGTTACTTATTCTGTTGGACAAGTGGCAACGAGCTATTCAGCACTTGCAGGAACGCCTTATGAGAAAGATAATGCCACAAACAATGTGTGGACAAGATATTTCAAGGATAAGCTGAACATTCAAAATACGACCTCGTTTGAGTCCAATGATGGTACAGACTATAGTCAGAAAGTTTCGATGGCGATTGTAAGCGGTGAAATCCCTGATCTAATGGTGGTTCCTGACTACGCGACATTGCAACAGCTTTATGAGAACGATCTGATTGCAGATCTGACCGAGGTTTATGAAAATACTGCCAGCGATCGAATTAAGGAAATTTATGATTCCTACGGTGGTCGTGTTCTGGATAGCGCAAAGTTCGATGGCAAGCTGATGGCCATACCAACTACTGAAATCTCACATGGTCCTGGTATCCTCTGGCTTCGCAAAGACTGGATGGACAAATTGGGACTTGCTGAGCCGAAATCAATGGCTGATGTCGAGAACATTATTAAGCAATTTGTAGAAAAAGATCCAGGTGGTAACGGAGCGGGTAAAACGCTAGGTCTTGTTGTCGATAATGAAAACGTTGCCGGTGTCTCTGGTGGACAATTCTCATTTAATAATATCTTTTCACTATATGGTGCGTATCCAAAACAGTGGATTGATGATGGAAGTGGAAAGGCTGTATACGGATCTGTTCAACCAGAGATGAAGCCAGCACTGACCAAGTTGTCTGAAATGTACAAGAATAACTTGATAGATCGTCAGTTTGCAGTACGTACTGGTGATGACCGCAAGGCGCTACTTACAAGCGGAAAAAGTGGGTCGTTCATGGATAACTGGTGGGGAAGCTGGACTGTGGCTGACACGCTTAAGCTGAATCCAGAAGCGGAATGGGTATCTTATGTTGCCCCACAATCAGAGGATGGCTCGCTTACAATGTTCACTGGAAATCCTTCCAGCAGTTATTTGGTTGTTCGCAAAGGCTTTGAACATCCTGAACTTGCAGCCAAGCTTGTGAGTGTTCAATATGACTATCAGCGTTACCAAGAAAAAGATGAAAAAGCTTTGAAAGAATTTGAAGATTATAAGAGTATGAATGTTGGCGGATCTCCGCTCGCTATTAATATCGATTATTATGACGCTTTCTATCGTAACGTTGACATCATGAAAGAAGCATTAGAAACAGGCGATACAAGTAAATTAACTAGCAATGAGGATTTAACGGCTTATAACTCCTATAAGAAATTTCTTGATAGTAAGAAGAATGGAGAAACACCAGACTCCAATGCATGGGCTGGATATACTTCCAGTATTACGACAGCTAGTTTGGTGAAAGCCTCTAATATTAAAGAAGTGAATCCATTATTCTTTGGAAGTACATCATCCATGACGTTGAAATGGCCGACACTTACTAAAATGGAACTTGAAATGTACTTGAAGATCATTACAGGTGAGCAAACACCTGACGCATTTGATAAGTTTGTAGAAAGCTGGAATAAAACTGGCGGCGAAGTAATTACTAAGGAAGTTAACGAAGCGATAGCAACCAAATGA
- a CDS encoding YheC/YheD family protein → MGTKLKSALTSKWIKTKVLMQSSEISPLIPETVKFSKANLRTMLLKYGMIYVKPEHGTYGNGVMKVEQSKDSHGTEYKYQSGTKIKTFGAYDTFYSSLKKATRGRSYLIQRGIVLLKHGKHRFDIRVMVQLSPRGKWETTGLIGRVAEKGKIVTNYHNGGTLMSMEKLLSPYLNDAQQAQMLKILRKLGEDTGRFYHKKYPGFKQIGVDVGLDKHMTPWIIEVNTSPDPYIFKHLSNKSMYRKVMAYRRANEKKKSAN, encoded by the coding sequence TTGGGAACAAAGTTAAAGTCTGCGTTGACCAGCAAATGGATTAAAACCAAGGTGCTCATGCAAAGTTCCGAGATTTCACCGCTCATTCCAGAAACAGTGAAGTTTAGTAAAGCAAACTTAAGAACGATGCTCTTGAAATATGGGATGATTTACGTTAAGCCGGAACATGGCACCTATGGTAACGGTGTAATGAAGGTTGAACAGAGTAAGGATTCTCATGGAACAGAATACAAATACCAAAGTGGAACAAAGATAAAAACCTTTGGAGCCTATGACACCTTTTATTCATCCCTTAAGAAAGCAACACGCGGACGCAGTTACTTGATTCAGAGAGGGATTGTTTTACTAAAGCACGGAAAGCATCGTTTTGATATCCGTGTGATGGTCCAGCTCAGTCCGCGTGGCAAATGGGAAACTACCGGATTGATTGGCCGAGTAGCTGAGAAGGGCAAGATTGTTACCAATTATCATAACGGTGGTACGCTAATGTCTATGGAGAAGCTGCTGTCGCCTTATTTGAACGATGCTCAGCAAGCTCAGATGCTTAAGATATTGCGAAAGCTAGGTGAGGATACCGGACGTTTCTACCATAAGAAATATCCTGGCTTTAAACAGATTGGTGTAGATGTAGGATTAGATAAGCACATGACGCCTTGGATTATTGAAGTGAATACGAGTCCAGATCCATATATTTTCAAACATCTTTCTAATAAAAGCATGTACCGCAAAGTGATGGCTTACCGCAGAGCAAATGAGAAGAAGAAGTCCGCTAACTGA
- a CDS encoding ABC transporter permease — translation MKNKKDQTAFHLMMAPGMIFLIIFSFIPMFGIIMAFQNYVPAKGMSGSSWVGLDNFKFMLQIPDSKQIFSNTIVIALWKIIVGTFTSIVFALLLNEIRVKFAKRFIQTVVYLPNFLSWAILATVVMNIFSYEGPVNAMLSWFGIDPVLFMASNTWFRPMLVLTDVWKGFGYGSIIYLASLTSIDPGLYEAGSIDGANRFKKLWHITLPGLMPTILLVTTLNLPNVLNAGFDQIFNLYNPLVYESSDIIDTYVYRVGLVERQYSLGTAVGLLRSVVGIVLILSANKLAQKLTDYRIF, via the coding sequence ATGAAAAATAAAAAAGATCAGACAGCATTCCATCTCATGATGGCGCCAGGAATGATTTTCCTAATTATCTTTTCGTTTATTCCAATGTTCGGTATTATAATGGCTTTTCAAAATTATGTTCCGGCTAAGGGAATGAGTGGTTCATCCTGGGTAGGTCTTGATAATTTCAAATTTATGCTCCAAATTCCTGACAGCAAACAGATTTTCAGTAATACGATCGTTATCGCGTTATGGAAAATTATCGTGGGTACTTTTACATCCATCGTGTTTGCCCTGTTATTAAATGAAATTCGGGTAAAGTTTGCTAAGCGATTCATACAGACGGTTGTTTATCTGCCGAACTTCTTGTCATGGGCGATCTTAGCTACTGTAGTCATGAATATCTTCTCTTATGAAGGTCCTGTTAATGCCATGTTAAGTTGGTTTGGGATTGACCCGGTCTTGTTTATGGCCAGCAATACTTGGTTTAGACCGATGCTAGTATTAACAGATGTCTGGAAGGGTTTTGGGTACGGTTCAATCATCTACCTAGCTTCCCTGACATCCATTGATCCCGGACTTTATGAGGCGGGCTCCATTGATGGAGCCAACCGGTTTAAGAAACTGTGGCACATCACGTTGCCAGGCTTAATGCCAACTATTTTGCTGGTTACAACCTTGAACTTGCCGAATGTATTGAATGCTGGTTTTGATCAGATCTTCAATCTGTATAATCCTTTGGTGTATGAATCTTCGGATATTATTGATACCTACGTTTATCGGGTGGGTCTGGTAGAAAGACAATACAGCTTAGGTACAGCAGTTGGCCTATTACGGTCGGTCGTTGGTATCGTACTGATTCTTTCTGCGAATAAATTGGCCCAAAAACTTACGGATTATCGTATTTTCTAA
- a CDS encoding DUF445 domain-containing protein, with the protein MRSKNLATMSLAFMACGFLITLFLPENLAVILLRGGFEAGLVGGIADWFAVTALFRHPLGLRIPHTSLLLKNRDKIIQSLITAMETELLNKESIENKLRKFGIMSMSSKLLTKFFSKKKARAQILEQLSEFVSRLPVEKAVPFLQRAASDYIREAELGVAADKIVTKLMNDGKDVAALDYALEGVSNWSGRPETKAMLGKIASEKLAEVKLGGLKGMAFQAFVGFMDADMLGEMLQGMLQSGIRDFREEDSPYREEIIREIRVALFQIVNDEARMTSVKEWALQELEGEAVTAFLHTQLENVRSKALSLLEEDRAAGGRKLFALYTLLMRRISKEQEWIGSWEERIRASLIAFVEANHFRIGLLVKENLDSMDDASLVNMLEDKVGKDLQWIRVNGALCGFVVGLVLTVVQFI; encoded by the coding sequence GTGAGATCCAAAAACTTGGCCACCATGTCACTAGCTTTTATGGCATGTGGGTTTCTGATTACACTATTTCTACCTGAAAATCTCGCTGTAATTCTACTAAGAGGTGGCTTTGAGGCTGGGCTGGTTGGGGGGATTGCCGACTGGTTCGCGGTAACCGCGTTATTCCGCCATCCGCTCGGGCTGCGTATTCCACATACCTCACTGCTGCTCAAGAATCGGGATAAGATTATTCAGTCGTTAATTACCGCTATGGAGACTGAGCTGCTGAACAAAGAGAGTATTGAGAACAAGCTGCGCAAGTTTGGCATTATGTCTATGAGTTCCAAGCTGCTGACGAAGTTCTTTAGCAAGAAGAAGGCGAGAGCCCAGATCCTAGAGCAACTTAGCGAATTCGTGTCACGTCTTCCGGTAGAGAAAGCTGTACCTTTTCTTCAAAGGGCAGCCTCTGACTATATTCGTGAAGCGGAGCTTGGAGTTGCGGCTGATAAGATTGTCACTAAATTAATGAACGACGGAAAAGATGTAGCGGCTCTGGATTATGCGCTGGAAGGGGTATCTAACTGGAGCGGTCGTCCTGAAACGAAAGCTATGCTGGGTAAGATCGCCAGCGAGAAACTGGCTGAAGTAAAGCTCGGTGGACTGAAAGGGATGGCTTTTCAGGCTTTCGTTGGATTCATGGATGCGGATATGCTTGGTGAAATGCTGCAAGGCATGCTGCAGTCCGGTATTCGCGATTTTCGTGAAGAGGATAGCCCTTATCGTGAAGAGATCATCCGGGAAATCCGGGTGGCGTTGTTCCAGATTGTTAATGATGAGGCTAGAATGACTTCTGTGAAAGAATGGGCACTACAAGAGCTTGAGGGAGAAGCAGTAACTGCTTTTCTGCATACTCAATTGGAGAACGTACGTAGTAAGGCACTCTCCTTATTAGAAGAGGACCGGGCAGCTGGCGGAAGAAAACTATTTGCACTATACACCCTTCTTATGCGCCGTATTAGTAAGGAACAAGAGTGGATCGGTAGCTGGGAGGAGCGGATTCGCGCTTCATTGATTGCATTTGTAGAGGCTAACCACTTCCGAATCGGTCTTTTGGTGAAGGAGAATCTGGATAGCATGGACGATGCTAGTCTAGTGAATATGCTGGAGGATAAAGTAGGTAAAGATCTTCAGTGGATTCGTGTGAACGGTGCCTTATGCGGTTTTGTTGTAGGGCTTGTACTTACAGTTGTTCAATTTATTTAA
- a CDS encoding glycosyltransferase family 4 protein, with protein sequence MHICIIAPERLPVPGDGSVEICIWAIARKLAEKHKVTIVSRKVLGLPDASILERVRIIRLPASTPVHYRTSVLDYIQNESFDIVQVDNRPHLMSAVKKRLPHLPVFLFLHSLTFTPDTVKTARALARADLIIANSHSLQRRLTRRFPQLNNEIRIVLLGADLDRFTPVALQEKYHLRKLYRLPRVFTVLFVGRVIPRKGVPVLIRAMYHLNKHLPAHLVIAGKGKPSYLRQLKLLAQRLGVSVSFLGNVAHEDIHTIYQAADCFVCPSQNHESFGLVNVEAMASGLPVIASSNGGIREIIDSGHNGYLVERYREALPFARDLLRLGRNPEVAATIGKQGRSDALEAFNWQRTATDLERLYQAALVQQ encoded by the coding sequence ATGCATATTTGTATTATTGCGCCGGAACGTCTCCCGGTTCCGGGAGACGGGTCAGTAGAAATCTGCATTTGGGCCATTGCCAGAAAGCTGGCTGAGAAACATAAGGTTACCATTGTGAGCCGCAAAGTGCTGGGACTGCCCGATGCTTCCATATTGGAGCGGGTCAGAATCATTCGGTTGCCCGCGAGTACTCCCGTTCATTATCGTACTTCGGTATTAGACTACATTCAGAATGAGTCATTTGATATAGTTCAGGTCGATAATCGCCCCCATCTTATGTCTGCTGTAAAGAAACGGCTCCCTCATCTTCCGGTATTTCTATTTCTGCATTCTCTTACATTCACACCGGACACAGTTAAGACTGCTAGAGCCTTGGCTAGAGCAGATCTGATTATTGCGAACAGCCACTCTCTACAGCGAAGACTAACCCGTCGCTTCCCTCAATTAAACAATGAAATCCGTATTGTCCTACTCGGAGCAGATCTTGATCGATTCACTCCTGTAGCGCTACAGGAAAAATACCATCTTCGCAAACTTTACAGACTCCCGAGGGTCTTTACCGTCTTATTCGTCGGTCGAGTCATTCCCCGCAAAGGGGTGCCCGTATTGATACGTGCTATGTACCATTTAAATAAGCACCTTCCTGCTCATCTTGTAATTGCAGGCAAAGGGAAACCGTCATATTTGCGACAGCTGAAGCTGCTTGCACAGCGACTAGGCGTATCCGTTTCCTTCCTTGGAAATGTAGCTCATGAGGATATCCATACCATTTATCAAGCAGCCGACTGCTTCGTATGTCCTTCTCAGAATCATGAATCCTTTGGGCTTGTTAATGTAGAGGCCATGGCCTCGGGACTACCGGTCATCGCTTCTAGCAATGGCGGTATCCGTGAGATTATCGACTCCGGCCATAACGGATATCTGGTGGAACGATATCGCGAGGCCTTGCCCTTTGCTAGAGATTTGCTGCGACTAGGCCGGAATCCGGAGGTAGCAGCAACCATTGGGAAACAAGGACGATCGGATGCGCTTGAAGCCTTCAATTGGCAACGTACAGCAACTGATTTGGAACGGCTTTATCAAGCTGCCTTAGTACAGCAATAG
- a CDS encoding amylo-alpha-1,6-glucosidase: protein MNSNQVHTSILDDMKTFVSQEANRSISFTNKEAAFYFTQSHHTDHVEHAFFEGLNIAKNRIFGGYTLFVGEQKLDNRQSEVWAYPYRMVRKHADLTEELWLLDYHNLLEISLVNAKEDIGIVLRGENVSYINQQDHIAFFSAIEGDWVIAVSAINLSPLHMDNEVLIAGANAGGYYIAAGKTSEEAASLILKARQDISTLKDERVKRMEDFLHHNAHLTSSDDTFTLAMNWLNITMDQLVTRQQGDGIYAGLPWFNEYWGRDQFIALPGAVLVTGQFETARNILLSFAEFQNTDEDSKYFGRIPNILSPGKVDYHTTDGTPRFIIQLQDYVKYSGDTAIIKELYHNVQYSIEGSIKYWVDDKGYLKHADNETWMDARDGNLESYSPRDTRANDIQALWYNQLLAGVYFAEYMNDKVNADKWKGIAETLKRHFEVDFIDQAHPYLADRLDAEDKPEFSLRPNQLFAFEMFDDNDFKARAIRTAWEELVYPWGVASLDRHHPLFRPFHLTSHYPKDEAYHNGAVWIWLNGIAMQRMIEAGQEETAYQLFKNMNWQALNLGVVGGLCENMDAYPEEDEKWAKLTGAYLQAWSNAEHLRVWYQYFLGIRPDLINNTLTIAPRIPQELESLAYNVNIGKGQIEATYNRGLEITYAYTFKNVGLEVIIDMSPFETVSLEVKPNMELVVRQDDHTLAVTLYDENRQMLKEIQSGLSESRVMHNKRNNELLKDVEFAKPLSLDNHPCIKL, encoded by the coding sequence ATGAATAGTAATCAAGTTCATACATCAATTCTGGATGACATGAAGACATTTGTCTCTCAAGAAGCCAATCGGAGTATTTCATTTACGAATAAAGAGGCAGCATTTTATTTTACGCAATCCCATCATACGGATCATGTGGAACATGCATTTTTTGAGGGACTTAATATTGCTAAGAATAGAATTTTCGGTGGATACACCTTATTCGTAGGTGAACAGAAGCTAGACAATCGACAATCTGAAGTTTGGGCCTATCCTTATAGAATGGTGCGTAAGCACGCCGATCTTACAGAAGAGCTGTGGTTGTTGGATTATCATAATCTATTGGAAATTAGTCTCGTTAATGCTAAGGAAGACATAGGCATCGTTTTAAGGGGAGAGAATGTTAGCTATATAAACCAACAGGATCATATCGCGTTCTTTAGCGCTATCGAGGGAGATTGGGTGATTGCAGTTAGTGCTATCAACCTTTCACCTTTGCATATGGATAATGAAGTTCTAATTGCCGGTGCAAACGCTGGGGGTTATTATATCGCTGCAGGTAAGACATCCGAAGAAGCAGCAAGCTTAATCCTTAAAGCTAGACAAGATATTAGCACTTTGAAAGATGAACGTGTTAAGCGGATGGAAGATTTCTTACACCATAATGCCCATCTAACCAGCAGTGATGATACATTTACTTTAGCCATGAATTGGTTGAACATCACAATGGATCAGTTGGTTACTAGACAGCAGGGTGATGGTATCTATGCAGGACTGCCATGGTTTAACGAATATTGGGGACGGGATCAATTCATAGCTCTTCCAGGCGCTGTGCTCGTTACAGGGCAATTCGAAACGGCTAGAAATATCTTGCTATCATTCGCAGAGTTTCAGAATACGGACGAAGATTCTAAATACTTTGGTAGAATTCCAAATATCTTGTCTCCTGGAAAAGTGGATTACCATACAACAGATGGTACGCCGCGATTCATTATCCAGTTGCAGGATTACGTTAAGTATTCAGGAGATACAGCGATCATTAAAGAGCTGTATCACAATGTACAATATAGTATTGAAGGTTCCATAAAATATTGGGTAGATGATAAAGGGTACTTAAAGCACGCAGATAATGAAACTTGGATGGATGCCCGGGATGGCAATTTGGAGTCATATTCTCCTCGGGATACCCGTGCCAATGATATTCAAGCACTCTGGTATAACCAATTGCTTGCTGGTGTTTACTTTGCTGAATATATGAATGACAAGGTGAATGCTGATAAATGGAAGGGCATTGCTGAAACCTTGAAGCGCCATTTTGAGGTTGATTTCATTGATCAAGCGCATCCTTATTTAGCAGACAGACTGGATGCAGAAGACAAGCCGGAATTCTCCCTGCGCCCAAACCAGTTATTTGCTTTTGAAATGTTTGATGATAACGATTTTAAGGCTAGAGCGATTCGTACCGCGTGGGAAGAGTTGGTCTATCCATGGGGTGTTGCTTCGCTAGATAGACATCACCCATTGTTTCGTCCGTTTCATTTAACATCTCATTATCCGAAAGACGAGGCTTACCATAACGGTGCGGTTTGGATTTGGCTTAATGGTATTGCGATGCAGCGTATGATTGAAGCAGGGCAGGAAGAAACGGCCTATCAGCTATTCAAGAATATGAACTGGCAGGCCTTGAATTTAGGTGTTGTTGGTGGACTTTGTGAGAATATGGATGCTTATCCTGAGGAAGATGAGAAATGGGCGAAGTTGACGGGTGCATACCTGCAAGCTTGGTCCAATGCTGAGCACCTGCGTGTGTGGTACCAATATTTCTTAGGTATCCGTCCAGACCTGATTAACAATACACTGACAATTGCTCCAAGAATTCCGCAAGAGCTTGAATCCTTGGCTTATAATGTGAACATAGGAAAGGGACAGATCGAAGCCACGTATAACCGTGGACTTGAAATCACTTACGCCTATACATTCAAGAATGTGGGACTGGAAGTTATCATCGATATGTCTCCTTTCGAAACGGTATCGCTTGAAGTTAAGCCCAATATGGAGCTGGTTGTAAGACAAGATGATCATACACTGGCAGTTACCTTATATGACGAGAATCGTCAAATGCTCAAGGAGATTCAGTCAGGGCTATCCGAATCACGTGTTATGCACAATAAGCGGAATAACGAGTTATTAAAAGACGTTGAGTTTGCCAAGCCATTGAGCTTGGACAATCATCCTTGTATAAAGCTGTAG
- a CDS encoding Cof-type HAD-IIB family hydrolase, with amino-acid sequence MLIALDMDGTLLNEEGQISPKNREAIIKAQNLGHIVIIATGRSFMDAERQLRLADLECPVVSLNGAVVTLSDHTLAASKPLKKEDIIPALRWMNEIPDLYYEVYTEDNVYVELNKRVRLEKLSALSEEEVPEEVSWLLKAMIDQQFQQAAVTYVESMEEIWSKEENVIYKTLAFSLDRELLKEASTRFAAIPGLIITASHVNNIEINHEDANKGSGVAMLAAHYGIPLTDVAVMGDSYNDQPMFEVAGYRIAMANAAPILKEMAEFVTVSNAEDGVATGLEHLMAKF; translated from the coding sequence ATGCTGATTGCTTTAGATATGGATGGAACATTGCTGAACGAAGAAGGACAAATTAGCCCAAAGAACCGCGAGGCGATTATAAAGGCTCAAAATTTAGGTCATATCGTAATTATTGCTACGGGACGCTCTTTTATGGATGCGGAACGACAACTGCGGCTGGCAGATCTGGAATGCCCTGTAGTCAGTCTGAATGGCGCAGTGGTTACATTGTCTGACCACACACTGGCAGCAAGTAAACCGCTGAAGAAGGAAGACATCATTCCTGCATTACGCTGGATGAACGAAATTCCGGATTTGTATTACGAGGTATACACAGAGGACAACGTATATGTGGAGCTCAATAAACGGGTAAGATTAGAGAAACTATCTGCACTAAGTGAAGAAGAAGTACCTGAGGAAGTCAGCTGGCTGCTAAAAGCAATGATCGATCAGCAGTTTCAACAAGCGGCTGTAACTTACGTCGAAAGTATGGAAGAGATCTGGAGTAAAGAAGAAAACGTCATTTATAAAACATTAGCCTTTTCTCTAGACCGGGAACTGCTCAAAGAAGCCTCCACCCGCTTCGCCGCGATCCCTGGCCTTATTATTACAGCCTCCCATGTCAATAATATCGAAATTAACCATGAGGACGCCAACAAAGGCTCCGGTGTAGCTATGCTCGCCGCCCACTATGGCATCCCGCTAACAGATGTAGCCGTAATGGGTGACAGCTATAATGATCAACCGATGTTCGAGGTGGCAGGCTACCGGATTGCCATGGCTAACGCAGCACCGATTCTAAAGGAAATGGCTGAATTTGTTACAGTCAGTAATGCCGAAGATGGAGTGGCGACAGGACTTGAGCATCTTATGGCTAAATTCTGA